A single genomic interval of Rhododendron vialii isolate Sample 1 chromosome 3a, ASM3025357v1 harbors:
- the LOC131321076 gene encoding uncharacterized protein LOC131321076: MKRFYKPVVVEVPNLPVEVPNLEKDDDNSRPQKQRRVEINLENLPADLGLRPRIGDYNPNEQDQIRRYYLQKGPFQPRDHTFPQTLFVNKYRRNKAWCNQFPTWIEYSIAKDAAFCLYCYPFKPEIRDQAGGDKFDGKGYSNWKKKKIINDHVGGPNSAHNQAWGKCEDLINQRQHIQTVFDNQSNQARIDYRIRLNASVDCIRFLVRQGIAFRGHDESEHSSNQGNFLKLLKFLADQNEEVKGVALDNAPQNLKLISPNIQKDIVSAAAFETMKAIVKDLDDSLFSVLVDEAGDISIKEQMAVAIRYMDKKGNVIEHFMGIEHVANTDALSLKEAMEMLFC, from the coding sequence ATGAAGAGATTTTACAAACCTGTAGTTGTAGAGGTGCCTAATTTGCCGGTAGAGGTGCCCAATTTGGAAAAGGATGATGATAATTCTCGACCACAAAAACAAAGACGTGTAGAAATTAACTTGGAAAACCTTCCCGCTGATCTTGGACTTCGACCCCGAATTGGTGATTATAATCCTAATGAGCAAGACCAAATCCGCAGATACTATTTGCAAAAGGGTCCCTTTCAACCACGTGACCATACTTTTCCGCAGACGCTATTTGTAAATAAATATCGACGTAACAAGGCGTGGTGCAACCAGTTTCCTACGTGGATAGAGTATAGCATAGCAAAAGATGCCGCATTTTGCCTTTATTGTTATCCTTTCAAGCCAGAGATCAGAGATCAAGCGGGCGGGGATAAATTTGATGGTAAGGGTTACTCaaattggaagaagaagaagataatcaATGATCATGTGGGAGGCCCGAATAGTGCTCATAATCAAGCTTGGGGTAAGTGTGAGGACTTGATAAACCAAAGGCAACATATTCAAACAGTATTTGACAATCAATCAAACCAAGCTAGAATTGATTATCGAATCCGCTTGAATGCGTCGGTTGATTGTATTCGGTTTCTCGTTAGACAAGGAATTGCATTTCGTGGTCATGATGAATCTGAACATTCAAGTAACCAAGGTAACTTTCTTAAACTTTTAAAGTTTCTTGCCGACCAGAATGAAGAAGTCAAAGGTGTTGCATTGGATAATGCTCCACAGAatttgaagttgatttctccTAATATTCAAAAGGACATTGTAAGTGCAGCTGCTTTTGAAACTATGAAAGCGATTGTGAAAGATCTTGATGATTCACTCTTTTCAGTTTTGGTTGATGAAGCTGGGGACATATCAATCAAAGAGCAAATGGCAGTTGCAATACGGTATATGGACAAAAAAGGTAATGTGATTGAGCATTTTATGGGCATTGAGCACGTTGCAAATACCGATGCTCTCTCACTGAAGGAAGCAATGGAGATGTTATTTTGTTGA
- the LOC131318464 gene encoding uncharacterized protein LOC131318464 has product MQFQELNARFTEVNSELLLCVACLNPSNCFNDFAKEKLIRLVEFYPKEFSPVELMILFDQLDSYIFDVQLNEDFSRLNGLNDLSKKMVETGRDKLYPLVYLLLKLALILPVATATDERVFSAMNIVKNRLRNRMND; this is encoded by the coding sequence ATGCAATTTCAAGAACTAAATGCTCGTTTCACCGAGGTAAATAGTGAGTTGTTACTTTGTGTGGCATGTTTAAATCCATCCAACTGCTTCAATGATTTTGCAAAGGAGAAATTGATTCGTCTTGTCGAGTTTTATCCAAAAGAATTTTCTCCAGTAGAGCTCATGATTCTTTTTGATCAGCTTGATTCATATATCTTTGATGTGCAATTGAATGAGGATTTTTCGAGGTTAAATGGACTTAATGATCTTTCTAAGAAAATGGTAGAGACCGGGAGAGATAAACTATATCCTTTAGTTTACTTGCTCTTGAAATTGGCATTGATCTTACCGGTTGCAACTGCTACTGATGAAAGAGTGTTTTCTGCGATGAACATTGTGAAGAATCGACTGCGGAATCGAATGAATGATTAG